One Leptospira wolbachii serovar Codice str. CDC genomic region harbors:
- a CDS encoding LEPBI_I0682 family protein has product MKSIIVLLLTVAIFIVNCKVSSTHTQASRTVTLPLAEAAYEIGPETSAKACNYELGWFTREGSKQKGEIIQMSGLDWALSIVTYSLYYWIAIKEQPTSYTLEGAAIHRALKKTDGDILLDTKSTVQSDGFFFPDVCVTVSGKAATLTGPSGHTGRLKK; this is encoded by the coding sequence ATGAAAAGTATCATTGTTTTGTTACTCACAGTCGCAATATTTATTGTCAACTGTAAAGTAAGTTCCACACATACTCAAGCTTCCAGAACTGTTACATTGCCTCTCGCAGAAGCAGCGTATGAGATTGGGCCTGAGACATCCGCAAAAGCATGTAATTATGAACTCGGATGGTTCACTAGAGAAGGAAGTAAACAAAAGGGTGAAATCATTCAAATGAGTGGTTTAGATTGGGCTTTATCAATTGTTACCTATAGTCTCTACTATTGGATAGCAATCAAAGAACAACCTACAAGCTATACTTTGGAAGGTGCAGCGATCCACCGGGCCCTAAAGAAAACTGACGGAGATATCTTACTCGATACAAAATCTACCGTGCAAAGTGATGGATTTTTCTTTCCAGACGTTTGTGTGACAGTTTCTGGTAAAGCAGCAACTCTTACTGGTCCTTCTGGACATACAGGAAGACTTAAAAAATAA
- a CDS encoding serine hydrolase domain-containing protein: MKPRSPKKTKSSIKSKTKEKEDSLLPFQPLPLFFPHPRFLNRKSKSFFLFLNILILLQCSSLQEKPKEVYYNNSVTTEAVVQTKIEELQNSGIESLSYMYLLGDGKVQSGILGGKRRDSIQRFKIGSITKLFTGIALLQLQEKGKLKLDDPVSKFLPEIKEMQKTKPDLREITIRDILTHQSGLPSDLASGFFLSPETSDADILESFRSLPKKLGGMERKEPNKTHSYSNFGFGLLGTVIERTSGMRIETYFQKEIFARAGMKHSTLLEFHEGSELVQGYQGIFWKTKTSRPLIRDLTAGSLSTTGEDMGLFMKSFFLSKKGEGLLSRESFAEFHRTQKGPTSNFQMKLGLPVLLQEMVGDGKTVWLSGHSGSLPPYFADLVYDPETETASFLAGNTLGLATAAIKPTNKEILDIIYEYKTGSAMEFPPLSERKKQNGLDGFEGLYVSPFGIHEVKPGNPPKIEMMGFDFDLVERDNRFGTNLRLFFGLLPIKDKTLDSLRVEFETWEGERIFTLYSTEAPKGSWGFGLFFQPDHKLPDLSYFTTYHTKDPYSLIPRVELIKDKRGFPVTIVTYSLGGMENTVTLPCTMESSTTLRILGYGRNLGEKIELKTVDGKPRLVYSGIEFLGD; the protein is encoded by the coding sequence ATGAAACCTAGATCTCCCAAAAAAACTAAGTCTTCAATTAAGTCCAAAACTAAGGAAAAGGAAGATTCCCTTCTTCCCTTCCAACCATTGCCTTTATTTTTCCCCCACCCTCGTTTCTTGAATCGCAAATCAAAATCCTTTTTCCTTTTTTTAAACATTCTTATTTTACTTCAATGTTCTTCCCTACAAGAAAAACCGAAAGAGGTTTATTACAACAATTCTGTCACCACTGAGGCCGTGGTTCAAACCAAAATAGAGGAATTACAAAACTCTGGAATCGAATCTTTGTCGTATATGTATTTGTTAGGTGATGGCAAGGTCCAGTCAGGTATACTTGGTGGGAAGAGGAGGGACTCTATCCAAAGGTTTAAAATTGGGAGTATCACAAAACTATTTACTGGGATTGCTCTATTGCAGTTACAAGAAAAAGGCAAACTGAAGTTAGATGATCCCGTTTCGAAGTTCCTACCAGAAATCAAAGAGATGCAAAAAACAAAGCCAGACCTTAGAGAAATCACGATCAGAGACATCCTTACTCACCAATCGGGACTTCCCTCCGACTTAGCTTCTGGTTTTTTTCTTTCTCCCGAGACAAGTGATGCGGATATTCTAGAATCCTTTCGCTCCCTTCCCAAAAAATTGGGTGGGATGGAAAGAAAGGAACCGAACAAAACCCATTCTTATTCTAATTTTGGTTTTGGTCTTTTGGGAACAGTTATCGAACGTACGTCAGGTATGAGAATCGAAACCTATTTCCAAAAAGAAATTTTTGCGAGAGCAGGAATGAAACATTCCACCTTACTCGAGTTTCATGAAGGATCAGAACTGGTTCAGGGATACCAGGGAATTTTTTGGAAAACGAAAACCAGCCGTCCACTCATTCGGGATCTAACGGCAGGATCTCTTTCCACTACAGGCGAAGATATGGGACTCTTTATGAAATCTTTTTTCTTAAGTAAAAAAGGCGAAGGGTTACTATCAAGAGAAAGTTTTGCAGAATTCCACCGCACCCAAAAAGGTCCGACTTCTAATTTCCAAATGAAACTAGGTCTTCCTGTTTTACTTCAAGAAATGGTGGGTGATGGAAAAACGGTTTGGCTCTCTGGGCATTCGGGTTCCTTACCACCTTACTTTGCCGATTTAGTATATGATCCAGAAACGGAAACAGCTAGTTTTCTTGCAGGCAATACTTTGGGTTTGGCAACGGCGGCCATTAAGCCAACTAACAAAGAAATATTGGATATCATTTATGAATACAAAACGGGATCTGCAATGGAATTCCCTCCTCTTTCAGAACGAAAAAAACAAAACGGGTTAGATGGTTTTGAGGGACTTTACGTTTCTCCTTTTGGGATTCACGAGGTAAAACCAGGCAATCCACCAAAAATAGAAATGATGGGTTTTGATTTTGATTTAGTTGAAAGAGATAACCGATTTGGAACCAACTTACGTTTGTTTTTTGGTCTACTTCCCATAAAAGATAAAACATTAGATTCTCTACGTGTAGAATTTGAGACATGGGAGGGAGAAAGGATTTTTACTTTATATTCGACTGAGGCTCCCAAGGGAAGTTGGGGATTTGGTTTGTTTTTCCAACCGGACCATAAGTTACCGGACCTATCCTACTTCACCACCTACCATACCAAGGATCCATACTCTCTTATCCCCCGTGTGGAATTAATAAAAGACAAACGTGGTTTTCCTGTCACTATCGTCACTTACTCGCTAGGTGGTATGGAAAATACCGTCACCTTACCATGTACAATGGAATCCTCAACGACCTTACGTATTTTAGGCTATGGTCGGAATTTAGGAGAGAAAATCGAACTAAAAACAGTGGATGGGAAACCGAGGTTAGTTTATTCGGGGATTGAGTTTTTGGGAGATTAG
- a CDS encoding Lnb N-terminal periplasmic domain-containing protein has protein sequence MVAVFGLLGATKTNELLADPAAFVFLDSQKTKEWGRFQPDSPANSNRLTELLLQSDEMQLYKHPEWIRLLHYERNWEGKYKSKITSDRFFFSPSGNVDPQAELHATIRSFFVTEEVPEGLLHPLCSYPARYLFFKKHLHFEFYSISNVSCDRYRNWKTSLNTDSVSVVFASHYLQSPASFFGHTLLKLNQDTNVSSQTELLDYGVNYAADAKGYNFVSYAYLGLTGGYQGKFYLFPYFLKVNEYNDLENRDLWEYEIHLNEFEREILVSHLWELSRAEFDYYFLSKNCSYLLLEWLEVAKPDLALKSKLGIIVSPVDTIKLYLGETGLVLGKKYRPSLYSEIKSKLLEMNPEEKEMFWLLADFYNVTSYPDILKGFRADKIRNDLVLDATLETYRYQKNRGIDFSESAKLKYQHLLSMRSQIPGEILSYKPRFEAVHPPETSHPMARVSLGGGHSNLGSFVEWKYRVAYHDLLNSSKGTPPNGELVFFDGTVRNYEGKRPEFTSLSAIRILSLQPYNSISKQLSYLLDLGWQTVVFSKEKDVSGPIRTFEDSNSYFRKQVSNVDMAVGYSFADEFSKSSERFGVFSLLAGIKLQSHPWFETGSRFGPNIQGLYQKEFGNWKILGGIVSQHYTSSRNPNTTSGSIKLRYLLSNTAELRLELLSERLYQEVNLSFQYLF, from the coding sequence ATGGTGGCTGTTTTTGGACTCCTGGGAGCCACAAAAACAAACGAACTTCTCGCAGATCCGGCCGCCTTCGTTTTCCTTGACTCGCAGAAAACAAAAGAATGGGGAAGGTTCCAGCCGGATTCACCTGCAAACTCCAATCGGTTAACGGAACTTTTATTACAATCTGATGAAATGCAGTTATATAAACATCCCGAGTGGATTCGTTTGCTGCATTATGAAAGAAATTGGGAAGGGAAATACAAAAGTAAGATCACTTCCGATCGGTTCTTTTTTTCTCCTAGTGGAAACGTCGATCCACAGGCAGAACTACATGCAACCATTCGGAGTTTTTTCGTGACAGAAGAGGTTCCAGAAGGCCTTCTCCATCCACTCTGTTCCTATCCTGCTCGGTATCTTTTTTTTAAAAAACATCTCCATTTTGAATTTTATAGTATATCGAATGTTAGTTGTGATAGATATAGAAATTGGAAAACATCGTTAAATACAGATTCTGTCTCTGTTGTTTTTGCTTCTCATTATTTACAATCACCTGCATCCTTTTTTGGTCATACATTGTTAAAACTCAATCAAGATACAAATGTTTCCTCTCAAACTGAGTTATTAGATTACGGAGTAAATTATGCGGCAGATGCTAAAGGTTACAACTTTGTTAGTTACGCCTACTTAGGGTTAACTGGTGGTTATCAAGGTAAGTTTTATCTTTTTCCTTATTTTTTAAAAGTAAATGAATACAATGATTTAGAAAATCGAGACCTTTGGGAATATGAAATTCACCTAAATGAATTTGAGAGAGAGATTTTAGTATCTCATCTCTGGGAGTTGTCAAGAGCTGAGTTTGACTACTATTTTTTAAGTAAAAATTGTTCTTATCTACTTTTGGAATGGTTGGAAGTGGCGAAACCAGATTTGGCTTTAAAATCAAAACTTGGCATCATTGTCTCTCCCGTGGATACCATTAAACTCTATTTAGGCGAGACTGGTTTGGTTCTGGGTAAAAAATATCGTCCATCTCTGTATTCAGAAATTAAATCAAAACTTTTGGAGATGAATCCAGAAGAAAAAGAAATGTTTTGGCTATTGGCAGATTTTTATAATGTAACTTCGTATCCCGATATTTTAAAAGGATTTCGGGCGGATAAAATTCGTAATGATTTAGTGTTAGATGCCACATTGGAAACCTATCGATACCAGAAGAATCGAGGTATTGATTTTTCTGAATCAGCAAAACTTAAATACCAACATTTATTAAGTATGCGTAGTCAGATACCGGGGGAGATTCTCAGTTACAAACCAAGATTTGAAGCCGTTCATCCTCCGGAAACCTCCCATCCTATGGCGCGAGTTTCTCTTGGAGGGGGACATTCGAATTTAGGAAGTTTTGTCGAGTGGAAATACCGAGTGGCATATCATGATCTGTTAAATTCCTCTAAGGGAACACCACCTAACGGCGAATTGGTTTTTTTTGACGGAACGGTTCGTAATTATGAAGGGAAACGGCCTGAATTTACATCTCTTTCTGCAATACGAATTTTGTCCTTACAGCCATACAATTCTATTTCCAAACAGTTGTCTTATTTACTCGATCTAGGTTGGCAAACTGTTGTATTTTCAAAAGAAAAGGATGTGTCTGGCCCAATTAGAACGTTTGAGGATTCGAATTCTTACTTTCGGAAACAAGTTTCCAATGTTGACATGGCGGTTGGTTATTCCTTTGCCGATGAATTTTCCAAATCGTCGGAACGATTTGGAGTATTTTCGTTGTTAGCTGGTATTAAATTGCAATCACACCCATGGTTTGAAACTGGTTCTCGGTTTGGACCCAATATCCAAGGATTGTATCAAAAGGAATTTGGTAATTGGAAAATACTTGGTGGAATAGTTTCCCAACACTATACCTCGAGTCGTAATCCCAATACAACTTCCGGCAGTATAAAGTTGCGGTATTTATTGTCAAATACCGCTGAACTTAGGCTAGAGTTACTATCGGAAAGATTGTATCAGGAAGTAAATCTATCGTTTCAATATTTGTTTTAG